Proteins from a genomic interval of Stenotrophomonas maltophilia:
- a CDS encoding carboxyl transferase domain-containing protein — translation MTVLNSQLQPGSETFESNRAAMQAVVDDLHATLARTALGGSEAARAKHTARGKLLVRDRIDALLDPGSAFLEIAPLAAHGMYEDAVPAAGVVAGIGRVSGVECVIVANDATVKGGTYYPMTVKKHLRAQEIAEQNHLPCIYLVDSGGAFLPLQDEVFPDRDHFGRIFFNQANLSAQGIPQIACVMGSCTAGGAYVPAMSDETVIVREQGTIFLGGPPLVKAATGEVVTAEELGGADVHTRISGVADHMADNDLQALARVRAIIAQLNWRKPEPAMAMQASEEPLLPAHELYGVIPADTRKPYDVREVIARLVDGSRFDEFKPRYGATLVTGFAHLNGYPIGIIANNGILFSESALKGAHFIELCTQRNIPLVFLQNITGFMVGRKYEQGGIAKDGAKLVMAVACAKVPKFTVVIGGSFGAGNYGMCGRAYSPNFLWMWPNARIGVMGGEQAASVLATVKRDGIEAKGGQWPAAEEDAFKAPIREQFEQQGHPYYASARLWDDGVIDPADTRRVLALALSASLNAAPQQTRFGVFRM, via the coding sequence ATGACCGTCCTGAACAGCCAGCTGCAACCGGGCAGCGAAACGTTTGAAAGCAACCGCGCGGCCATGCAGGCCGTGGTCGACGACCTGCATGCCACCTTGGCGCGCACCGCGCTGGGTGGCAGCGAAGCCGCACGCGCCAAGCACACCGCACGCGGCAAGCTGCTGGTGCGCGACCGCATTGATGCCCTGCTCGACCCCGGCAGCGCCTTCCTGGAAATCGCGCCGCTGGCCGCGCATGGCATGTACGAAGACGCCGTGCCTGCCGCCGGTGTGGTGGCCGGCATCGGCCGCGTGAGCGGCGTGGAATGCGTGATCGTGGCCAACGACGCCACGGTCAAGGGCGGCACCTACTACCCGATGACGGTGAAGAAACACCTGCGCGCGCAGGAGATCGCCGAGCAGAACCACCTGCCGTGCATCTACCTGGTCGATTCCGGTGGCGCGTTCCTGCCGCTGCAGGACGAGGTGTTCCCCGACCGCGACCATTTCGGCCGCATCTTCTTCAACCAGGCCAACCTGTCGGCGCAGGGCATTCCGCAGATCGCCTGCGTGATGGGCAGCTGCACCGCCGGTGGCGCCTACGTGCCGGCGATGAGCGACGAGACCGTGATCGTGCGCGAGCAGGGCACGATCTTCCTGGGCGGCCCACCGCTGGTGAAGGCGGCCACCGGCGAAGTGGTGACGGCCGAGGAACTGGGCGGTGCCGACGTGCACACGCGCATTTCCGGCGTGGCCGACCACATGGCCGACAACGACCTGCAGGCACTTGCACGGGTGCGTGCGATCATCGCCCAGCTCAACTGGCGCAAGCCGGAACCGGCGATGGCGATGCAGGCCAGCGAAGAACCGCTGCTGCCGGCGCATGAACTGTACGGGGTGATCCCGGCCGATACGCGCAAGCCCTACGACGTGCGCGAAGTGATCGCGCGACTGGTGGACGGTTCGCGTTTCGATGAATTCAAGCCGCGCTACGGCGCAACGCTGGTGACCGGCTTCGCGCATCTGAACGGCTACCCGATCGGCATCATCGCCAACAACGGCATCCTGTTCTCGGAGTCGGCGCTGAAGGGCGCGCACTTCATCGAGCTGTGCACCCAGCGCAACATCCCGCTGGTGTTCCTGCAGAACATCACCGGCTTCATGGTCGGCCGCAAGTACGAACAGGGCGGCATCGCCAAGGACGGGGCCAAACTGGTGATGGCCGTGGCCTGCGCCAAGGTGCCCAAGTTCACCGTGGTCATCGGCGGCTCGTTCGGCGCCGGCAACTACGGCATGTGCGGCCGTGCGTACTCGCCGAACTTCCTGTGGATGTGGCCGAACGCGCGCATCGGCGTGATGGGCGGCGAACAGGCCGCCAGCGTGCTGGCCACGGTCAAGCGCGATGGCATCGAAGCCAAGGGCGGACAGTGGCCGGCAGCGGAAGAAGATGCGTTCAAGGCGCCGATCCGCGAGCAGTTCGAACAACAGGGCCATCCCTACTACGCCAGCGCGCGCCTGTGGGACGACGGCGTGATCGATCC
- a CDS encoding isovaleryl-CoA dehydrogenase: MHVPSLNFDLGEDIDLLRQSVAHFAAAEVAPLAAEADATNQFPLALWPKLGEQGLLGLTVEEEYGGTGMGYLAHVVAMEEISRASGGIGLSYGAHSNLCVNQLRKNGNEEQKQRFLPGLCNGSLIGALAMSEPGAGSDVVSMKLRADKRGDRYVLNGNKMWITNGPDADVLVVYAKTDMDAGAKGITAFLVEKGMKGFSTAQKLDKLGMRSSPTCELVFQDCEVPEENVLGQIGGGVRVLMSGLDYERVVLSGGPLGLMAAAMDVVMPYVHERHQFGEAIGSFQLIQGKIADMYVGLGACRAYVYAVARACDQGRTTRQDAAGAILYAAEKATWLTGQAIQILGGNGYINEYPTGRLWRDAKLYEIGAGTSEIRRMLIGRELFQRTL; the protein is encoded by the coding sequence ATGCACGTGCCATCCCTGAACTTCGATCTTGGCGAAGACATCGACCTGCTGCGCCAGAGCGTGGCCCATTTTGCCGCCGCCGAGGTCGCACCGCTGGCCGCCGAGGCCGATGCCACCAATCAGTTCCCGCTGGCCCTGTGGCCGAAGCTGGGCGAACAGGGCCTGCTCGGCCTCACCGTGGAAGAAGAATACGGCGGCACCGGCATGGGCTACCTGGCCCACGTGGTGGCGATGGAAGAGATCTCGCGTGCTTCCGGCGGCATCGGCCTGTCCTACGGCGCGCACTCCAACCTGTGCGTGAACCAGCTGCGCAAGAACGGCAACGAAGAACAGAAGCAGCGCTTCCTGCCGGGCCTGTGCAACGGCAGCCTGATCGGCGCACTGGCGATGAGCGAGCCGGGTGCCGGTTCGGACGTGGTGTCGATGAAGCTGCGCGCCGACAAGCGCGGTGACCGCTACGTGCTCAACGGCAACAAGATGTGGATCACCAACGGCCCGGACGCCGACGTGCTGGTGGTCTATGCCAAGACCGACATGGACGCTGGCGCCAAGGGCATCACCGCGTTCCTGGTCGAAAAGGGCATGAAGGGCTTTTCCACCGCGCAGAAGCTGGACAAGCTGGGCATGCGTTCCTCGCCCACCTGCGAGCTGGTGTTCCAGGACTGCGAAGTACCGGAAGAAAACGTGCTGGGCCAGATCGGTGGCGGCGTGCGCGTGCTGATGTCCGGCCTGGACTACGAGCGCGTGGTGCTCTCTGGTGGTCCGCTGGGCCTGATGGCCGCGGCGATGGACGTGGTGATGCCGTACGTGCACGAGCGCCACCAGTTCGGTGAAGCGATCGGCAGCTTCCAGCTGATCCAGGGCAAGATCGCCGACATGTACGTGGGCCTGGGCGCCTGCCGCGCCTATGTCTATGCCGTGGCGCGCGCCTGCGACCAGGGCCGCACCACCCGCCAGGACGCCGCCGGTGCCATCCTGTATGCCGCCGAGAAGGCCACCTGGCTGACCGGCCAGGCGATCCAGATCCTGGGCGGCAACGGCTACATCAACGAGTACCCGACCGGCCGTTTGTGGCGCGACGCCAAGCTGTATGAAATCGGCGCCGGCACTTCGGAGATCCGCCGCATGCTGATCGGCCGTGAACTGTTCCAGCGCACCCTGTAA
- a CDS encoding TetR/AcrR family transcriptional regulator produces the protein MAYKRSALMEERLAGARERILLATRELVATGGWRNAPVTAVATQAGVSTGLIYRHFPSKAELFVEVLNAAVAHEVAIMERIASGPEVASERLRLAITAFVRRALAGPGLAHAFIVEPVDPDVEAERMRGRRAFGDVFLRLVEEGVAAGELPAQDAHATAACLVGAFTEAMVGPTAPSREAHRDEDALVDAICSFCLRAIGAR, from the coding sequence ATGGCCTATAAACGCTCTGCATTGATGGAAGAACGCCTGGCCGGGGCCCGTGAAAGGATCCTGCTGGCCACCCGTGAGCTGGTCGCCACCGGCGGCTGGCGCAACGCCCCGGTGACGGCCGTAGCGACCCAGGCCGGGGTATCCACCGGCCTGATCTACCGCCACTTCCCGTCCAAGGCCGAACTGTTCGTGGAGGTGCTCAACGCCGCCGTGGCCCACGAGGTCGCGATCATGGAGCGCATCGCCAGTGGCCCGGAAGTGGCCAGCGAGCGTCTGCGGCTGGCGATCACCGCCTTCGTCCGCCGTGCGCTGGCTGGGCCGGGGCTGGCCCATGCCTTCATCGTTGAGCCGGTCGACCCGGATGTGGAAGCCGAGCGCATGCGCGGCCGTCGTGCCTTTGGGGATGTCTTCCTGCGGCTGGTGGAAGAGGGCGTGGCCGCCGGTGAACTGCCGGCGCAGGACGCGCACGCCACGGCCGCGTGCCTGGTCGGTGCCTTCACCGAAGCGATGGTCGGCCCCACCGCGCCCAGCCGCGAAGCGCACCGCGACGAAGACGCGCTGGTGGATGCGATCTGCAGCTTCTGCCTGCGCGCGATCGGCGCCCGGTAA